The region ttacatttgTACTGCTTACCTAAACCCACATGTGAATATTGCTACTGCTGGTATGTTCACTTGACAGTTCAAGTTAAGGTACAGTCATTTGCTTGTCAATGTCCTTACAGAGAATAGTTATCACCGGTATGTTAAACACTGTTATGCATGTCATTAGCTTTGCTAAAATCATATATTCCATTTTACCATCCCCACAAATGTACCATTACACACTGTAAATAGAAAATTTGAAAACCCTTTCACAGCAGGAATACAAGGTTATTGCAAATGCTATCACCAAACAGAGACAAAAGCaatacacacaatgcacaagCCTGACAGGGAAAACTTCAGTACTAGGGAACAGGTTTATTAAACAGAAATCTGCATGAATACAAGAGTTAACATTTATGTAACACAgcttaaaaacattctaaaactccCTCCCATCCCCATTATAAACAATGTATAACCCCTTGAATAATTCATCCCAACCCTCATACAATACAGGTTACATATACTGTCCCTCATATAGCCTATGGAATGTTACTCTCCTCTCAGGCAAGCTTTCATTGTACAATCAATTCCTGAAAATGACACcttgcatgttttcaatgttgCAACCTgctccactccctccccccctttgaaaataaaaaccgcTGACATTTACAATGagcatatttttttccagagatgTAAAAATGTGGGATGTGGTGGAATCCCTCTccaaacatatttttcctttaaaaaatgtgtttctacaTTCATACTACTAAAAAACCTGCATTTAGAAAATAGTAGATAAAAATATTCCCCTGAATTGTACAAGAAAAAGAGGTACAGGGAGCACTGGTAAAAGGATGTGGAAATGATGTTATTCGGCTTCCTCATCTTTCTGTTCAGTCTCCTCTTCTGTTGCTGGTGCCTGAAAGTAAAACGGATGCACACGATTAATACAGGTTTAAGGAACCCAGTTTCAGCaaacttttttctcttccttcaaataaaaaaaaatgttaccctCACATATAGTCCTGTCTTAACATGTTGCCATAGATACACTCACCTCTTCTTCAGCCTCCTCTTCAAGTTTGGCTTCGCCGTTCTCGGCAGGGActtcttctttcttctgctcctcctctggtTTAGCCTTTTCCACCTCCTTCGACTTCTTGGGTTTTGCCGGTGCCTTCTGCGTGAACAAAAGCAGACGTGAATATCCTCCAATTAAATTGGAAAAGCCTTgacgtaattttttttttttttaatctcttaaTACTTTGGACATAAATGCCCTACTACTGTCAGCAACAGCAACATGAGAAAGACAGTGGTGGCCATAAAGTCAGCTGCTTCAAATATGAAGTTAAGTGGGCATATTAATGATAATGATCACTCACCTTTGGCTTGGGCTCTGTTTGGGTGGAATTGggtttcttccaaaaaagaaaagaaaaaagtgttaACAAGGTTTTAAAACTACAAGCATTTCCACttagcacaaaaaaaagagtaacaGAGAGTGTACTTACGTTTACCAACCTCAGAGATCTCCGTTTGGGCTACAAAAAAGGGGGGCAAACAAATCAAATCAGAAAAACATCTGTCGCACCTATCACAATCTGTTGACTGGaggtttaaaatggctgctctctTACGGTTTAATAAATTAGTGcaatgctaaataaaacacaaataggAGAAGTGTGGTCAAAATGGCCTCATTGCGATTTTTGCATCACTTACCTCATTTGCTTCAGTGTTATTGTTGGCCTGTTGGAAACAAGAATTTGGTAAGTTCAGCAGACCCTTtgggcacagagagggggtggtgtaatggaggggaggggctaaaaAGTAACACACTGCAGAGTTACGCAATCTCAAGGTGGCGGTCAGCAAGGCAGGAGTTATACATCCTGGCATGGCTGCAATTTCAGCAATGGCATGATCCTCACCTGGTTCTATTTTCATTACGAAAGCAGAAATTTGGTCATGTAGCCTAATTTTCTTcttgtataaaaatgttctgaTTGGCTATCAAAGGAAGACTGTGCCATGCACAGTCTGTACTCAAAAGAGGAGGGAAATACTGCCCCGCCTACTCCTACGTATTCattcagtggtttaaaaaaaaaaaaaaaaaagaccggGGGGATTGCTGGTCTACATTACAGTATCCATTGCTACGTCAAGTAGTCCACAAAACACTCCCGCCATTCATTCGAATTTCGAACTCCGAGATCCTCAGCGATCCTCCAAATGGCTACAGAATATACTAGAATCCTCAGCAACAAGAGCGGCGCTGTGATGTCGTAGAATCGCCATTGCATAACACAAAACTAGCCCCAGCAACAGACACGAATGCATTGAATGCATGTCAAATAACCTATATACAACGCTACATTTCAGCTAAATGAATGCACAATATGaaagtatgtttaaaaaacGGTTCAATGTGTTAAATGTTTTCACAACTTCAAACTGTGAGCAGTAAAAACACAGGGACAGCATGTAGCAGCCATTCCGCTAGCTAATGTTCTTCTTGCATACAAGGGCAGCCATGACACAAGACTTTTATGCCCTTTTCCAAGAGCCTTGAGGAGTCGTGCGATACATGCGCACCATTGCAAGGGACTAAATTGTATCAAACATTTAGTCTCCATATTAGACAACAAACCGTGAATTGTATTTGTGATTtcacacatgcatttttattgatgCGGTGCATCAGGAATCAATTCATGCAATTTGCTTTTCCAGCACAGGGTCGCATTTTTCTCAACTTTATTTCAGCAAATCGCAACCAAGCAACGCAGTGTTACACCCCTTTGTTTGAAACGATTACTCTGCATTTCATTCGTAAACAATACTCAACATTGCAAAACAGGACGTTTCGTTCTCTTGTAATTTTAAATCAATGTCAGAAAAACGATACAAATCTCAGCACAAAGACGA is a window of Anguilla rostrata isolate EN2019 chromosome 9, ASM1855537v3, whole genome shotgun sequence DNA encoding:
- the LOC135262750 gene encoding non-histone chromosomal protein HMG-14-like isoform X1, which produces MKIEPAPPLHYTTPSLCPKGLLNLPNSCFQQANNNTEANEPKRRSLRLVNKPNSTQTEPKPKKAPAKPKKSKEVEKAKPEEEQKKEEVPAENGEAKLEEEAEEEAPATEEETEQKDEEAE
- the LOC135262750 gene encoding non-histone chromosomal protein HMG-14-like isoform X2: MFTCKLWLANNNTEANEPKRRSLRLVNKPNSTQTEPKPKKAPAKPKKSKEVEKAKPEEEQKKEEVPAENGEAKLEEEAEEEAPATEEETEQKDEEAE
- the LOC135262750 gene encoding non-histone chromosomal protein HMG-14-like isoform X3, with translation MPKRSKANNNTEANEPKRRSLRLVNKPNSTQTEPKPKKAPAKPKKSKEVEKAKPEEEQKKEEVPAENGEAKLEEEAEEEAPATEEETEQKDEEAE